A genomic region of Papaver somniferum cultivar HN1 chromosome 7, ASM357369v1, whole genome shotgun sequence contains the following coding sequences:
- the LOC113293236 gene encoding uncharacterized protein LOC113293236: MAPKKAEKPVAESSSQDARTARRERRNDPKTKVAPVLAKEPRKKKLKTEQVKPAPAKEADEVKPAAAAAAKAEEDPEKQKKGSTVVIEHCKQCNRFKVRAHQVKAGLEDGVPGINVVINPEKPRRGCFEIRKEGGDTFISLLDMKRPFKPMTDLVMEDVIADIVGKIKSAPVA, translated from the exons ATGGCGCCAAAGAAAGCTGAAAAACCAGTTGCCGAGTCGTCTAGTCAAGATGCAAGAACTGCTAGACGTGAACGGAGGAACGATCCTAAGACTAAGGTAGCACCAGTTTTGGCGAAAGAACCAAGGAAGAAGAAGCTCAAAACTGAACAAGTGAAACCAGCACCAGCAAAAGAAGCTGATGAAGTGaagccagcagcagcagcagcagcgaaaGCTGAAGAAGATCCTGAGAAACAGAAAAAAGGAAGTACTGTTGTTATTGAGCACTG CAAACAATGCAATCGATTCAAGGTAAGGGCTCATCAGGTGAAAGCTGGCTTGGAGGATGGTGTTCCTGGAATCAATGTTGTAATTAACCCAGAAAAG CCGAGAAGGGGATGCTTTGAGATTCGCAAGGAAGGTGGCGACACTTTCATTTCTCTTCTG GACATGAAACGACCATTCAAGCCGATGACGGACCTTGTCATGGAGGATGTTATTGCTGACATAGTTGGGAAGATAAAAAGTGCCCCAGTAGCTTGA